The following is a genomic window from Actinomycetota bacterium.
TCGAGTCGATGCGCAGGTTCTACACGGACCTGCTCGGCCTGCAGGAGACGTTCTACGACGCCGAGCGCGGGTGGCTGAGCCACCAGGTGCAGGACACGCTGCTGGTGTTCACTCGGGCGCCGAGCGAGCTGCCGGTGATCGACGAGTGGCCGATGACGCCGGCCCGCGAGGGAGGCAGGGTCTATGCGAGCTCCTGGGTCCTGGAGGTCGGTCCGGATGAGTTCGACGCCGTGGTCGAAAAGCTGTCCGGGGCGGGAGTTGAGTGCTGGGGGCCGCCTGCCGACAGGTCCGGAGGGCGCGATTTCTTCGTGCGCGACCCGATGGGCACGACGGTGGAGGTCTATGCGGCTTCGGAGCCTGCGGGCTAGAGGACTGGAGGAAACACGTGGCCGGAAAGATCGTGTGGTTCGAGATCCCCGTGAGCGACCCGCAGCGGGCGATGAGCTTTTACGGCGAACTCATGGGGTGGAGCTTCCAGAAGTGGGACGAATTCGCGCAGGACTACTGGCTCATCGAGCCTTCCCAGGAGATAGGAGTGGGGGGCGGCATGCTCACCCCGCGCGACGGAGCCGCTCCCGGGCCGGGTCCGGTCGCCTACTTCGAGGTGCCGTCACTGGCCACGGCCACGGCGGACGCGGTGAGGCTCGGGGGGTCGGTTGTGCAGGAGCCGCGTGAGATCTCGGCGGAAGCGGGATGGTCGGCGATCCTTCAGGACACCGAAGGCAACCGGCTCGGAGTCTGGGCCCCCACCTCCGGCTGATCCAGTCTCCTGCGCGCCACCGCCTGACGGAGGCAGGCGATCACGTCCGGATCAGCTGCCACGGCCGTTCGTCGTAGCGGACCAGCCCCTCGTCGTCGACCCATGCCGACGCGGTGATTCGTCCGAGCAGAACGTGGTCGAAGCGCCGGGTGGCCACCTTCCGCCGCCCGACGGTCAGGGTCTCCTCGCCGGCAAAGACGACTGCGCGGCCCAGACCGCATCGTCCGGACAGCTCGTCGAGCGGGGTGTACTGGAAGGCCATGCCCTCGGCCCCC
Proteins encoded in this region:
- a CDS encoding VOC family protein, producing MRKVNTIFTWCNDIESMRRFYTDLLGLQETFYDAERGWLSHQVQDTLLVFTRAPSELPVIDEWPMTPAREGGRVYASSWVLEVGPDEFDAVVEKLSGAGVECWGPPADRSGGRDFFVRDPMGTTVEVYAASEPAG
- a CDS encoding VOC family protein, whose amino-acid sequence is MAGKIVWFEIPVSDPQRAMSFYGELMGWSFQKWDEFAQDYWLIEPSQEIGVGGGMLTPRDGAAPGPGPVAYFEVPSLATATADAVRLGGSVVQEPREISAEAGWSAILQDTEGNRLGVWAPTSG